The region GTCGAAGCGGAAGTGCGTGTACAGCACCCAGGTGGTGTTGAGCATCATTTGCGCAAACGTCATCAGGCCGAAGGCCAGCACCAGGCCGCGAATCTCCACCCGCCGCGCCAGCTTGACCAGGGCCGCGAACGGGTTGATGCGGGCCAGGGTGAACGGCGCGCGCGGGCCAGGCGCCAGCGACTCCGGCACGAAAAAATAGCCATACACAAAATTGGCCGCCGACAGGCCGGCCGCCACAAAGAAGGGCAGGTGCAGGTTGATATCGCCCAGCAAGCCACCGAGCATGGGGCCGCAGATAAAGCCCAGGCCGAAGGCGGCGCCGATCTTGCCGAAGCTTTTGGCGCGGTTGTCCGGCGTGGAAATATCGGAGGCGTAGGCCGAAGCGACCGACATGCTGGCCGACGACACGCCGCCGATAATGCGGCCGATAAACAGGCAGGCCAGGTTGGGCGCCCAGCCGGTGGCCAGGAAATTGACGCACATGCCGGCCATGGAATACAGCAGCACGGGGCGGCGCCCGACGCGGTCGCTGATGGCGCCCAGCATGGGCATGAAGATAAATTGCAGCAAGCCGAACACGGCCGCCATGATGCCGTACCACATGGCTTGCTGGTCCTTGCCATCGACAAAGTCGCCGATCAGGATAGGCAGCACCGGCACCACCAGGCCGATGCCCAGCATGTCGATAAAGACGCAGACCAGGATGAAATTGAGATTGCCGGCGCGCGCTGGCGCAGCGGGTGGGGAAGAGTCGGGCGTGGCGTTGTCGGTCATGCAAGCTTTCGGCGCGCACCGCGCGGCAGTACGGCCGCGAGGCTGGAATGGTTGGCGTGGCGCCGGCGCCGGAACGCTGCAGCGCGCTGGCTGGACCTTGTATTATAGACAGCGCGCGCCGCGCTGGCTATCGCACGCTTGCCGCTCCCTTGCATCAGGCGCCAGCCGCGCCAGCGCCCCATTCCTCGGCAAAGGTGGCGCGGAAGTCGAGCAGGATCTGCAGCCGTTGCCCTGCCAGCGCGCGGCCGGCCGGCGTCTGCATCTTGCCGGGCAGCTTGTCGAGC is a window of Janthinobacterium sp. J1-1 DNA encoding:
- a CDS encoding TCR/Tet family MFS transporter — protein: MTDNATPDSSPPAAPARAGNLNFILVCVFIDMLGIGLVVPVLPILIGDFVDGKDQQAMWYGIMAAVFGLLQFIFMPMLGAISDRVGRRPVLLYSMAGMCVNFLATGWAPNLACLFIGRIIGGVSSASMSVASAYASDISTPDNRAKSFGKIGAAFGLGFICGPMLGGLLGDINLHLPFFVAAGLSAANFVYGYFFVPESLAPGPRAPFTLARINPFAALVKLARRVEIRGLVLAFGLMTFAQMMLNTTWVLYTHFRFDWTPRQNGIALFCVGLCAAVVQAGLLGILIKRLGEVRLSLLGMASGAITYLLYGLATEGWMMYALILCNLLAFAAGPALQGIISKGSAAGEQGELMGSLQSISSLGIIIMPLLGSIILGEVSHLPANDWRIGSTFFVCAIMQTLGMIVAWRYFKTQGDTGLVVSATK